In Corylus avellana chromosome ca2, CavTom2PMs-1.0, the following proteins share a genomic window:
- the LOC132172033 gene encoding germin-like protein subfamily 1 member 13, whose product MMKGVHFLAIVALLSLTSSLVSAYDPSPLQDICVAIDDPKSAVFVNGKFCKNFKLANANDFFFQGLQIPRNTANPLGSNVTLVTVDLIPGLNTLGISIARIDYAPYGVNPPHTHPRASEILIVIEGTLYVGFVTSNPENRLFSKVLNKGDVFVFPIGLIHFQFNVGHTNAVAFASLSSQNPSVMRIADAVFGSNPPINPDVLAKAFQLEPKIIEYLQKTF is encoded by the exons ATGATGAAAGGAGTCCATTTCCTTGCAATTGTGGCTCTCTTGTCACTCACATCCTCCCTTGTCTCTGCCTATGATCCCAGCCCTCTTCAAGACATTTGTGTAGCAATTGATGATCCCAAGTCtgctg TGTTTGTGAATGGAAAATTCTGCAAGAATTTTAAGCTTGCCAATGCCAATGATTTCTTCTTCCAAGGGCTTCAGATTCCTAGAAATACGGCCAATCCACTTGGGTCGAATGTTACTCTTGTGACTGTGGACCTGATTCCAGGCCTCAACACTTTAGGGATATCCATAGCTCGCATTGACTATGCACCATATGGCGTAAACCCTCCCCACACTCACCCTCGTGCCTCTGAGATTCTAATAGTCATAGAGGGTACTTTGTACGTTGGTTTTGTCACATCCAACCCGGAAAACCGTCTTTTCTCCAAAGTTCTAAACAAGGGAGATGTGTTTGTGTTTCCAATTGGTCTCATTCACTTCCAGTTCAACGTGGGGCACACCAATGCTGTAGCCTTTGCTAGTCTAAGCAGCCAAAATCCAAGTGTTATGAGGATAGCAGACGCTGTTTTCGGATCCAATCCTCCTATCAATCCTGATGTTCTCGCCAAGGCCTTCCAACTTGAGCCGAAGATTATTGAATATCTTCAGAAAACGTTCTAA
- the LOC132172653 gene encoding germin-like protein subfamily 1 member 13, protein MMKGVHFLAIVALLSLTSSLVSAYDPSPLQDICVAIDDPKSAVFVNGKFCKNFTVANADDFFFQGLQIPRNTTNPLGSNVTLVTVDLIPGLNTLGLSIVRIDYAPYGVNPPHTHPRASEILIVMEGTLYVGFVTSDPENRLFSKVLNKGDVFVFPFGLIHFQFNMGHTNAVAFASLSSQNPSVMRIADAVFGSNPPINPDVLAKAFQLEPKIIEYLQKTL, encoded by the exons ATGATGAAAGGAGTCCATTTCCTTGCAATTGTGGCTCTCTTGTCACTCACATCCTCCCTTGTCTCTGCCTATGATCCCAGCCCTCTTCAAGACATTTGTGTAGCAATTGATGATCCCAAGTCtgctg TGTTTGTGAATGGAAAATTCTGCAAGAATTTTACAGTTGCCAATGCCGATGATTTCTTCTTCCAAGGGCTTCAGATTCCTAGAAATACGACCAATCCACTTGGGTCGAATGTTACTCTTGTGACTGTGGACCTGATTCCAGGCCTCAACACTTTAGGGTTATCCATAGTTCGCATTGACTATGCACCATATGGCGTAAACCCTCCTCACACTCACCCTCGTGCCTCTGAGATTCTAATAGTCATGGAGGGTACTCTGTACGTTGGTTTTGTCACATCCGACCCGGAAAACCGTCTTTTCTCCAAAGTTCTAAACAAGGGAGATGTGTTTGTGTTTCCATTTGGTCTCATTCACTTCCAGTTCAACATGGGGCACACCAATGCTGTAGCCTTTGCTAGTCTAAGCAGCCAAAATCCAAGTGTTATGAGGATAGCAGATGCTGTTTTCGGATCCAATCCTCCTATCAATCCTGATGTTCTCGCCAAGGCCTTTCAACTTGAGCCGAAGATTATTGAATATCTTCAGAAAACGCTCTAA
- the LOC132172547 gene encoding E3 ubiquitin-protein ligase MPSR1-like: MTVVSEEVDDDDDDESEEVMDILLRESMAVDAGRPIPAARSAIERLEKVTFEDRLGWIGECIICTEEFEGGLELTRRPCSHVYHGGCIVKWLKMSRLCPLCRYPLPPVH; this comes from the coding sequence ATGACGGTCGTTTCTGAGgaggttgatgatgatgatgatgatgagtccGAGGAGGTTATGGATATACTTTTGAGGGAGTCTATGGCGGTCGATGCGGGCAGACCCATCCCGGCCGCTCGATCTGCAATCGAGCGATTGGAGAAGGTAACCTTTGAAGATAGGTTGGGGTGGATCGGAGAGTGCATAATTTGCACGGAGGAATTTGAGGGTGGGCTGGAGCTCACTCGGCGGCCGTGCTCCCATGTCTATCACGGAGGTTGCATTGTCAAGTGGCTGAAGATGAGTCGCCTCTGTCCCCTCTGCCGCTACCCATTGCCCCCTGTCCATTGA
- the LOC132169682 gene encoding uncharacterized protein LOC132169682: MEFDNYCSALPLDIVMPEDDDDNASSDVNFVVEIEASHTYVPHSMLEDDSSDLRLFDNLESEAFRKTFKVKRDAILHQTTSTATVSDMLFEVGVPLGIQEFMIQRILGCANDMARQKRYAGRKVLRMRVTAEVTQFVDDDFVLGLAVDDRVCGLVPASESSIEALEKVEIEQGTGETCSICLEELIGGAAAARMPCMHLFDQNCIVNWLHRNNFCPLCRFKLPARE, from the coding sequence ATGGAGTTTGACAACTATTGCAGCGCTCTGCCGCTAGATATTGTAATGCCCGAAGACGACGACGACAATGCCTCCTCTGACGTGAACTTCGTCGTCGAGATCGAAGCTTCACATACTTACGTCCCTCACTCCATGCTTGAAGACGATTCCAGCGATCTGCGGCTTTTTGATAACCTCGAGAGCGAGGCATTCCGAAAAACATTCAAGGTGAAGCGCGACGCTATTCTGCATCAAACCACGTCCACGGCAACCGTATCCGACATGCTTTTTGAAGTCGGCGTTCCCTTGGGGATTCAAGAATTCATGATACAAAGAATCTTGGGTTGCGCGAATGACATGGCGAGACAGAAACGCTACGCGGGTCGGAAGGTTCTGAGGATGCGTGTGACGGCTGAGGTGACGCAGTTCGTCGATGacgattttgttttggggttgGCCGTCGACGACCGGGTTTGTGGGTTGGTTCCGGCGAGTGAGTCGTCGATTGAAGCGTTGGAGAAGGTGGAGATTGAACAAGGAACGGGGGAGACGTGTAGCATCTGTTTGGAAGAGCTCATCGGTGGCGCGGCAGCCGCTCGCATGCCATGTATGCACCTGTTTGATCAAAACTGCATCGTGAATTGGCTGCACAGGAATAATTTTTGCCCGCTCTGTCGATTCAAGTTGCCTGCccgtgaatga